A single genomic interval of Candidatus Eisenbacteria bacterium harbors:
- a CDS encoding T9SS type A sorting domain-containing protein encodes MTNGSTRWGGALHILASVCAALSIASGAGGASIEITSVPVWGSEDDLRGRVHRVSPSAYKIAVYILVAKAGGWWVKPTAESPLTPILPDSTWSTDITTGGIDPFATRIIAFLVPSGYNPPRCDPCSLLADSLFDHPWASACRPHGSRRISFSGIDWIVKKADALLGPVGPGPNYFSDDPEDVWVDAEGLHLSISPHGDDWYASEVIADTSFGYGTYGFRVRGAVDILDPPVVFGMFTWDDCSPFDPDDPDSAYREIDIEIARWGNAATDTNAQFVVQPWHVPGNLHRFPIRLGTDDRTIHYFTWAPDTLLFWSRWVDSETSEWKGESWLFVGDGVPRPGGENPRINLWLYEGNAPESRVEALVTRFEFVSRGAVGLEGGGGFAPSLLHRLDANRPNPFRGATEIRFVLGTSADVNLSIYNVLGQKVRTLLSEEMPSGAHAAEWDGTDDTGAGCASGAYFYRMEAGGEAHTGRMHRAR; translated from the coding sequence ATGACGAATGGGTCGACTCGCTGGGGAGGTGCGCTCCACATCCTCGCAAGCGTTTGCGCCGCCCTGTCGATCGCGTCCGGCGCCGGGGGAGCCTCGATCGAGATCACCTCGGTCCCCGTTTGGGGGAGCGAGGACGACCTCCGCGGGCGTGTGCACCGCGTCTCTCCGTCCGCGTACAAGATCGCCGTCTACATCCTCGTCGCGAAGGCCGGCGGCTGGTGGGTCAAGCCGACCGCCGAATCTCCGCTTACGCCGATCCTTCCGGACAGCACCTGGTCGACCGACATCACGACCGGAGGCATCGATCCCTTCGCGACGCGGATCATCGCCTTCCTCGTTCCTTCGGGTTACAATCCGCCCCGCTGTGATCCTTGCTCGCTGCTTGCCGATTCTCTCTTCGATCATCCGTGGGCGTCCGCGTGCCGCCCGCACGGGTCGAGACGGATCTCTTTCTCGGGGATCGACTGGATCGTGAAGAAAGCGGACGCGCTCCTCGGTCCGGTCGGGCCGGGCCCGAACTACTTCTCGGACGATCCGGAGGACGTCTGGGTGGACGCCGAGGGGCTTCACCTCAGCATCTCCCCGCACGGAGACGATTGGTACGCGAGCGAGGTGATCGCGGACACCTCCTTCGGGTATGGAACCTACGGGTTTCGCGTGCGGGGCGCAGTGGACATCCTCGATCCGCCCGTCGTTTTCGGGATGTTTACGTGGGACGATTGCTCGCCCTTCGATCCGGACGACCCGGACAGCGCCTATCGCGAGATCGACATCGAGATCGCCCGATGGGGAAACGCGGCGACCGACACGAACGCCCAGTTCGTCGTGCAGCCGTGGCACGTGCCCGGCAACCTCCATCGCTTTCCGATTCGCTTAGGGACGGATGATCGAACGATTCACTATTTCACATGGGCGCCGGACACGCTTCTCTTCTGGAGCCGGTGGGTCGATTCCGAGACGTCCGAATGGAAAGGCGAGTCGTGGCTCTTCGTCGGGGACGGCGTCCCGCGTCCGGGGGGCGAGAACCCGCGCATCAATCTCTGGCTCTACGAGGGGAATGCGCCCGAATCGCGCGTCGAGGCCCTGGTCACGCGCTTCGAGTTCGTTTCGCGGGGTGCGGTCGGTCTCGAAGGGGGCGGGGGATTCGCCCCTTCCCTTCTCCACCGTCTCGATGCGAACCGTCCGAACCCCTTCCGGGGGGCGACCGAGATCCGCTTCGTGCTCGGGACTTCCGCCGATGTGAACCTTTCGATCTATAATGTTCTTGGACAAAAAGTCCGAACGCTTCTTTCGGAGGAAATGCCGAGCGGCGCCCACGCGGCGGAGTGGGACGGAACCGACGACACCGGCGCTGGGTGCGCAAGCGGCGCTTACTTCTACCGGATGGAGGCGGGGGGCGAGGCGCACACGGGGCGGATGCATCGGGCGAGGTAG